The following proteins come from a genomic window of Micromonospora zamorensis:
- a CDS encoding SulP family inorganic anion transporter, which yields MSGAIPVVRERLLGLLPGRSDWAAVHRSPRRDLLAGLTVAVVALPLALAFGVTSGLGAQAGLITAVVAGAVAAVFGGSNLQVSGPTGAMTVVLVPVVQQFGATGVLMVGAMAGLVLIALAVARLGRYVRYLPTPVLEGFTAGIAVVIALQQVPAALGVTDAHGQKVWAVAADAVARFVAHPRPAALAVALAVAALMLLGARWRPGLPFSLLGVAAATVLAEVVPVDLVRIGALPQGLPAPSLGFLDLGALGVLLPSALAVAALAALESLLSATVADGMTVGERHDPDRELFGQGLANLAAPLFGGIPATAAIARTAVNVRAGAASKLAALTHAVALAAIVLAAAPLVGRIPLAALAGVLLATTVRMVEAASLWALARATRGDAVVLVLTFAVTVIWDLVTAVAVGVGVAVVLALRAVARSARLEQVPLDPGEHSAEEYALLTEHIVAYRLDGPLFFAAAHTFLLELSEVADVRVVILRMSRVTTMDATGAHVLGDAIRRLRGRRITVLLSGITPAHDRVLATLGVADDLRREGLVFPDTPAAIRHARAAALSAVGHPTVVPAD from the coding sequence GTGAGCGGCGCCATTCCTGTCGTCCGCGAGCGGCTACTCGGGCTGCTGCCCGGTCGGTCCGACTGGGCGGCTGTCCACCGCTCACCGCGCCGGGACCTCCTGGCCGGGCTCACCGTGGCGGTGGTGGCGCTGCCGCTGGCACTGGCGTTCGGCGTCACCTCCGGCCTGGGCGCCCAGGCCGGGCTGATCACCGCCGTTGTCGCCGGCGCGGTGGCGGCTGTCTTCGGCGGCTCCAACCTCCAGGTCTCCGGACCGACCGGAGCGATGACCGTGGTGCTGGTGCCGGTGGTGCAGCAGTTCGGAGCCACCGGCGTACTCATGGTCGGGGCGATGGCCGGCCTGGTGCTGATCGCACTCGCTGTGGCACGCCTGGGCCGGTACGTCCGTTACCTGCCCACCCCGGTGCTGGAGGGTTTCACCGCTGGCATCGCCGTGGTCATCGCCCTGCAACAGGTGCCCGCCGCGCTCGGCGTCACCGACGCGCACGGGCAGAAGGTCTGGGCCGTCGCCGCCGACGCGGTCGCCCGTTTCGTCGCACACCCGCGGCCGGCCGCCCTCGCGGTGGCCCTCGCCGTCGCGGCGCTCATGCTGCTTGGCGCTCGGTGGCGACCCGGCCTGCCGTTCTCGTTGCTCGGCGTGGCGGCCGCCACCGTCCTCGCCGAGGTCGTCCCGGTTGACCTGGTCCGGATCGGCGCGCTGCCGCAGGGCCTGCCCGCCCCCTCGCTCGGCTTCCTCGACCTCGGCGCGCTCGGCGTACTGCTGCCCAGCGCGCTCGCCGTCGCCGCGCTCGCCGCCCTGGAGAGCCTGCTCTCGGCGACCGTAGCCGACGGCATGACCGTCGGCGAGCGGCACGACCCGGACCGGGAGCTGTTCGGTCAAGGGCTGGCCAACCTCGCGGCCCCGCTCTTCGGCGGCATCCCGGCGACCGCCGCCATCGCCCGTACGGCGGTCAACGTCCGCGCCGGAGCGGCCTCGAAGCTGGCGGCCCTCACCCACGCCGTCGCCCTCGCGGCGATCGTGCTGGCCGCCGCGCCGTTGGTCGGCCGAATTCCGCTCGCCGCCCTGGCCGGGGTGCTGCTGGCCACCACGGTCCGCATGGTGGAGGCCGCCTCGCTGTGGGCGTTGGCGCGGGCCACCCGGGGCGACGCGGTCGTGCTGGTGCTCACCTTCGCCGTCACCGTGATCTGGGACCTCGTCACCGCCGTCGCGGTCGGCGTCGGCGTCGCCGTGGTGCTCGCCCTGCGCGCGGTGGCCCGCAGCGCCCGGCTGGAACAGGTGCCCCTCGACCCCGGGGAACACAGCGCGGAGGAGTACGCGTTGCTCACCGAACACATCGTCGCGTACCGGCTGGACGGGCCGCTCTTCTTCGCCGCGGCCCACACCTTCCTGCTCGAACTGTCCGAGGTCGCCGACGTCCGGGTCGTCATCCTGCGGATGTCCCGGGTTACCACCATGGACGCCACCGGCGCGCACGTCCTCGGCGACGCGATCCGACGGCTACGCGGACGCAGGATCACCGTCCTGCTCTCCGGCATCACCCCCGCCCACGACCGCGTCCTCGCCACCCTCGGAGTGGCTGACGACCTACGCCGCGAGGGGCTGGTCTTCCCCGACACACCGGCCGCGATCCGGCACGCCCGCGCGGCCGCGCTCTCCGCGGTGGGTCACCCGACGGTCGTACCCGCCGACTGA
- a CDS encoding copper homeostasis protein CutC has protein sequence MNTFEICIDSVEGAVAAEEAGADRVELCSALFDGGLTPSLGTVETTVRAVTRIRVHVIVRPRAGDFIFSPFEIEAMERDVRAAVAAGAHGIVIGALTAEGDVDVPTTRRLIAAAGDASITFHRAFDMTRDPHAALEQLIELGVHRVLTSGQEVSVLEGAPLIADLVRRAAGRIVVMPGGGITPRNIARIVEATGADEYHFAALVSSDSPAVHRNPAPLMGGSLSRPEYERSGTSGALVGQVLAAARA, from the coding sequence ATGAACACATTCGAGATCTGCATCGACAGCGTCGAAGGAGCGGTCGCCGCCGAGGAGGCCGGCGCCGACCGGGTGGAGCTCTGCTCCGCGCTCTTCGACGGCGGGTTGACTCCCAGCCTGGGCACCGTCGAGACGACAGTGCGCGCCGTCACCCGGATCCGGGTGCACGTGATCGTCCGCCCCCGGGCCGGCGACTTCATCTTCTCGCCGTTCGAGATCGAGGCGATGGAGCGGGACGTGCGGGCGGCGGTCGCGGCCGGCGCGCACGGCATCGTGATCGGCGCGCTGACCGCCGAGGGTGACGTCGACGTGCCGACTACCCGTCGCCTGATCGCCGCCGCAGGCGACGCCAGCATCACGTTCCACCGTGCGTTCGACATGACCCGCGACCCGCACGCGGCGCTGGAGCAGCTCATCGAGTTGGGCGTGCACCGGGTGCTCACCTCGGGCCAGGAGGTCAGCGTGCTGGAAGGCGCTCCGCTCATCGCCGACCTGGTGCGCCGGGCCGCCGGACGGATCGTCGTCATGCCGGGCGGTGGCATCACCCCGCGCAACATCGCCCGGATCGTCGAAGCGACGGGTGCCGACGAATACCACTTCGCGGCCCTGGTCAGCTCGGACAGCCCGGCCGTGCACCGCAACCCGGCACCGCTGATGGGCGGCAGCCTGAGCCGGCCCGAGTACGAGCGGTCGGGCACCTCCGGGGCCCTGGTCGGCCAGGTACTCGCGGCCGCCCGCGCCTGA
- a CDS encoding glycoside hydrolase family 2 protein produces the protein MVSRQALYDGWTLRAAPGAQVPAGIAGRAVPATVPGCVHTDLLDAGLIEDPYLDDNELALAWIGRSDWSYQTTFVHRPGDDERVDLVCAGLDTVATLTLNGVEVGRTENMHRGYRFDVRSLLRDGDNDLVVAFDSAYRYAEAQQERLGDRPNAYPEPFHFIRKMACNFGWDWGPTLVTAGIWQEIGLHAWSTARLATVRPLVTMDGRDGRVEVHVEIERASDVPLTVRAAVAGSRTEVIVPAGQRTAVLTLTVREPTLWWPRGYGEQARHPIEVTVHGPDDDTLDVWSHRVGFRKVRLDTTPDEHGTPFALSVNDVPVFVRGVNWIPDDVFPTRITRDRLAERFDQAVEANINLLRVWGGGRYESADFYDLADERGLLVQQDFLFACAAYPEEEPFATEVAAEAAEQVTRLAPYPSLVLWTGNNENIWGWHDWDWQEPLAGRTWGRGYYLDVLPRIVSELDPTRPYWPGSPWSGSEAIHPNDPAHGTTHIWDVWNTDDYTRYREYVPRFVAEFGYQAPPAYATVRRALSDEPLAHDSPGMAHHQKAANGDAKLQRGLDAHLPAPADFDDWHYLTQLNQARAIQLGVEHFRSHRDVCAGTIVWQLNDCWPVTSWSAVDGDGRRKPLWYSLRHAYADRLLTVQPRAGGLALVAVNESGTPWRASASVTRVTLAGQPRAKTTMELAVPAYSAVTLALPAELARPEEARRELLVAEAGQSAERALWFFAEDREVEWPVAAWEATVEPFDGGQRVRVTARTVLRDLTLFADRLDPTASVDEALVTLLPGESTTFTVRTSGPLDTAALTARPVLRCVNDI, from the coding sequence ATGGTGAGCCGACAGGCACTCTACGACGGTTGGACCCTGCGGGCGGCACCCGGAGCGCAGGTGCCGGCCGGGATCGCCGGGCGGGCCGTGCCGGCGACAGTGCCGGGTTGCGTGCACACCGACCTGCTCGACGCCGGGCTGATCGAAGACCCGTACCTGGACGACAACGAGCTGGCGCTGGCCTGGATCGGGCGCAGCGACTGGAGCTACCAGACCACCTTCGTGCACCGGCCGGGCGACGACGAGCGTGTCGACCTGGTCTGCGCCGGCCTGGACACCGTCGCCACGCTCACCCTCAACGGTGTCGAGGTCGGCCGCACCGAGAACATGCACCGCGGTTACCGGTTCGACGTCCGGTCGCTGCTGCGCGACGGCGACAACGACCTGGTCGTGGCGTTCGACTCCGCGTACCGCTACGCCGAGGCGCAGCAGGAGCGGCTCGGCGACCGGCCCAACGCCTACCCGGAGCCGTTCCACTTCATCCGCAAGATGGCCTGCAACTTCGGCTGGGACTGGGGGCCCACCCTGGTCACCGCCGGCATCTGGCAGGAGATCGGCCTGCACGCCTGGTCGACCGCCCGGCTGGCCACCGTCCGCCCACTGGTCACAATGGACGGCCGCGACGGCCGGGTCGAGGTGCACGTCGAGATCGAGCGGGCCTCGGACGTCCCGCTGACCGTCCGCGCCGCCGTCGCCGGCTCCCGCACCGAGGTGATCGTCCCGGCCGGCCAGCGCACGGCCGTGCTCACCCTCACCGTCCGCGAGCCCACGCTCTGGTGGCCCCGGGGGTACGGCGAACAGGCACGCCACCCGATCGAGGTGACAGTGCACGGGCCGGACGACGACACCCTCGACGTCTGGTCGCACCGGGTCGGCTTTCGCAAGGTGCGACTGGACACCACGCCCGACGAACACGGCACCCCGTTCGCGCTGTCGGTCAACGACGTCCCCGTCTTCGTCCGGGGCGTCAACTGGATCCCGGACGACGTGTTCCCCACCCGGATCACCCGCGACCGACTGGCCGAGCGGTTCGACCAGGCCGTCGAAGCCAACATCAACCTGCTGCGCGTCTGGGGCGGTGGCCGCTACGAGTCGGCGGACTTCTACGACCTCGCCGACGAGCGGGGGCTGCTCGTCCAGCAGGACTTCCTCTTCGCCTGCGCGGCCTACCCGGAGGAGGAGCCCTTCGCCACCGAGGTTGCCGCCGAGGCGGCCGAGCAGGTGACGCGGCTGGCGCCGTACCCGTCGCTGGTGCTCTGGACCGGCAACAACGAGAACATTTGGGGCTGGCACGACTGGGACTGGCAGGAGCCGCTGGCCGGGCGCACCTGGGGGCGCGGCTACTACCTCGACGTGCTGCCCCGGATCGTCAGTGAGCTGGACCCGACCCGCCCGTACTGGCCGGGCAGCCCCTGGTCGGGTAGCGAGGCGATCCACCCCAACGACCCGGCGCACGGCACCACGCACATCTGGGACGTGTGGAACACCGACGACTACACCAGATACCGGGAGTACGTCCCGCGCTTCGTCGCCGAGTTCGGCTACCAGGCACCGCCGGCGTACGCCACAGTGCGCCGGGCGCTGAGCGACGAGCCCCTGGCGCACGACTCACCGGGCATGGCGCACCACCAGAAGGCAGCAAACGGTGACGCCAAGCTCCAGCGGGGCCTGGACGCGCACCTGCCCGCCCCGGCGGACTTCGACGACTGGCACTACCTGACGCAGCTCAACCAGGCCCGCGCCATCCAGCTCGGGGTGGAGCACTTCCGCTCACACCGGGACGTCTGCGCGGGCACCATCGTCTGGCAGCTCAACGACTGCTGGCCGGTGACCTCCTGGTCGGCCGTCGACGGCGACGGCCGACGCAAACCCCTGTGGTATTCGCTGCGTCACGCGTACGCCGATCGGTTGCTCACCGTGCAGCCCCGCGCCGGCGGCCTGGCCCTGGTCGCGGTCAACGAGAGTGGCACACCCTGGCGGGCGTCGGCCTCGGTGACCCGGGTGACCCTCGCCGGCCAGCCCCGAGCGAAGACGACGATGGAGCTGGCCGTTCCCGCGTACTCGGCGGTGACGCTGGCGCTGCCGGCGGAGCTGGCCCGGCCGGAGGAGGCCAGACGCGAGCTGCTCGTCGCCGAGGCGGGCCAGAGCGCCGAGCGGGCACTCTGGTTCTTCGCCGAGGACCGCGAGGTGGAGTGGCCTGTGGCGGCCTGGGAGGCGACGGTCGAGCCGTTCGACGGTGGACAGCGGGTCCGGGTCACGGCCCGCACGGTGCTGCGCGACCTGACGCTGTTCGCCGACCGGCTCGACCCGACGGCTTCCGTCGACGAGGCACTGGTCACCCTGCTGCCGGGCGAGTCGACGACCTTCACGGTGCGGACTTCTGGTCCGCTGGACACTGCTGCGCTGACCGCTCGACCGGTGCTGCGCTGCGTCAACGACATCTGA
- a CDS encoding ArsR/SmtB family transcription factor gives MSVPLYQAKAELFRTLGHPVRIRVLELLQDGPKPVRDLLAVIEVEASNLSQQLAVLRRAGMVTSHRDGPLVMYALSTPDVADLLAAGRRILGAVLTDRDGLLDELRATGVDR, from the coding sequence ATGTCGGTCCCGCTGTACCAGGCGAAGGCGGAACTCTTCCGCACCCTTGGGCACCCGGTGCGCATCCGGGTCCTCGAACTGCTCCAGGACGGCCCGAAGCCGGTCCGTGACCTGCTCGCCGTGATCGAGGTCGAGGCATCCAACCTCTCCCAGCAGCTCGCCGTGCTGCGCCGCGCCGGGATGGTCACCTCACACCGCGACGGTCCCCTCGTCATGTACGCGCTCAGCACTCCGGACGTGGCCGACCTGCTGGCCGCCGGGCGGCGGATCCTCGGCGCGGTCCTCACCGACCGGGACGGCCTCCTCGACGAGCTGCGCGCCACCGGCGTGGACAGGTGA